Within Raineyella sp. W15-4, the genomic segment CGATCCACCGTCCGTTCCAGGTAGTCCACGTCGCCCACCTTACCGCCGAAGGAGCCGTACGCTACCATTTGCGGTTGAGGTAGGCTACCTTTTGCGGTTCTCAGACACTACCATTTGCGGATCTCACAGTCGGGGACCGCGCCGCGACGTGCACCCCGGCCCACGACTGACGTGTATCCACGCGCAGCCAGCCCCTCGATCCCGGTGCGGGTCGCCAGGTGGTCACAGGTCTGTGGGAACGCGAAGGCTTCCTCGACATCGTGCACCACCCAGGCCAGGTAGAGTGCACCTGGGCCTCTCATACAGCCGCCCCCTCCTTGATCGCTCTGGTCCGAGCCCCCACGGCCATGTGCTCTTCGATGAGATGCGCACACGCTCACCGCGTCGGCAAACACTGCTGGTGGTGACCGACCACCACGAGGTCGGCGATCCTGTCGGAATCTGATCGCGTGGAGCGGCGTCACAGGTCCATGACAAGCTCAGGGTCGACCTTCCACCACAGGTGTCCCGCAGCGGGGATCTCCCGGGCACTGGCGGTCACCCTCGTCCGAAGCGACCGCAGGAGCGTGTCGTACGCCGCTTCGCTGAACTCGAACGTCTTCGCGCCGGCCGCGCCATCGACCAGTTGGATGCCATCGCCTTGTCCCTCCCAGCCGAACCGGCTCCATCGGACCACCCCCTGGGATCGCTCCAGCGCGACACTGAGGACGCCGCAATCCACGTCGCCGCAGACCTGACAGACGAAGAGGCCCACCCGACCGGGCGCCAGGGCTCCGCCGCGAGGATCGGCCAGCCGGTCGAGCCAGGCCAGTCCCTCGCTCACGGTCCACTCCGACCGCAGAGGGGTGCATCCTGTCGACACGTCATTGAGCTGCAGCTGATCGCGCAACAACGTCCCGTTCACAAGCAGGTCGAGAAACCGAGCCCGCTCGACAGCCGGACGGCGCCTCTCCAGAACACCCCACGAGGTGATGCGATCCGCGGTGCCCAGCTCGTCCACGGGCCCAACCGTATCCGACCCGATGCGCCCGCCCGAGGTCCATCGAGATCCCCCCAGGAGGGGGCGTGACCACCGGGTATGGCTGCTTGGGAATACGTGTGCCGATGGGCCAGTTGAAGAAGGCGTGGGAACGGAGATCGCGCGCTACGCCGCGTTTGCGGAAAGTCCCGACGGTGGGAATCCAGCTGGGGTCGTCCTCAACGCCGCGGGGCTCTCGGACGACCGCATGCAGCAGATCGCGGCTGACGTCGGCTACTCGGAGACAGCGTTCGTGTTCCCGGGTGCCCCCGACGTCGCTGACCGCGACCGGGCTGAACGCCGGTACCGTGTGCGCTACTGGTCGCCCGCCGCCGAAGTGCCGTTCTGCGGCCATGCCACGGTTGCCACCGCGGTCGCCCTCGCCGAGCGCGACGGGGTGGGGCCGATGGTGTTCGACACCCCCGCCGGCGCCATCCCGATCACCACCATCCGCGCGTCCTCGGGAGCCATCGACGTCGCGATGACCAGCGTGGAGCCAAGCGTCCGCACCATCGCTCCGGACGTCCTCACCCAACTCTTGGACTTCCTCGGCCTCGAGGCCGCGGATATCGATGAACGTTTCCCGCCGCGCGAAGCGTACGCCGGAAACTGGCATCCCATCCTGGTATTGCAGGACGCGGGAGTCTTCCACCAATTCCGTTTCGCTCCGTCGGCCATCGCCGCGCTGATGCAAGCCCAGGGTTGGACCGGGACCGTGACCGTGCTGCACGAGGCCGGAGCGGACGATTTTCTGGCACGCAACCTCTTTCCGGTCGGACGCATCACCGAGGACCCGGCCACCGGATCGGCCGCCGCATCCACCGGCGCCTACCTGCGCGCCCTCGGCTATGCCAGCGGCGGCAGCAGGATCACGATCCACCAAGGAGCCCACGTCGGACGCCCGAGCCTGCTGACGGTCAACGTCCCGACCAGGGGCGGCATCACGGTGACCGGCAGTGCATCCCCCATCGGCGCCGAGCCATCGAGCGGGCAGAACGACACCACTCGGTACAGCGGGAACATCACCGGGGTGCTGGCCCGGGTCTACGTGAACGACCTGGATGCGGCTCTGCCGTTGTACGAGCGACTGACCGGCGACCACGCCCCCCACCGGTTCACCTACGGGACGATGAGGCTGGCAACGGTGGGGACGTTTCTGATCATTCAGGGAGCACCGGCCGAGGTGCGCACCCATGCGACCACCGTGACCGTCCGCGACATCGGCACCGTCGTCGACGCGATAGCCGGGGCAGGCGGGACATTGCTGGAGGGCCCGGCGCCGGGCCCGAACGGGGCCAGGCTGATCGCCCGCCATCCCGATGGGAACGTGGTTGAGTACATCGAGATTATCGAGGGCTAAAGGGTGCACTCGATCGTGGCGAAGAGGTCGTCCGCGAGATGGTAGTCGTGGAACCGCGAGAACATGCCACCGCCTTTCCGGAGCAGCCCCACGGAAAACCGACGAGCCGCGTCCAGTAATGCCTCGTCATCCAGGACCTCGCCAAGTGCCTCCAGGTCATCGAACCATACCTGGGTCACAGCCCCGGTCTTGCCGTACTCACCATCCTGGAAGCTCAGATCCTCGCTGAGCTCCGGCGGTACTGCGTCAAGTCGGGCGAGATTGGCAAAACCGCATACTGCGCGTTCACCGCCAGCCGTTGTCACCTCACCGATGACGAGCGCCTCGACGTTGCTGACGGAGATGGCCGCGAGCCGTCTCCACTCCGCACTCCTGCCAGTCGTTGGCAGACTCGTGACCACCCAAATCTTGCGTTCCGTACGATGCGGGTAGGGGATGCACAGAGCCACGTAGCGAGCAAGTCCGCCTCGGATGGCCTCGTAGTCCGGCCGGGCCGCCAGCTCGGCGAACTTGTTGCGCGTGCGCTGCCGTTGCATTGCGATCACTCCACGGTCGCCGATGTTGCTGGCGTCGCTGTCGCCGGTAAGCCAGTCTTCGACATCGACCGGGTCGACATAGTGGTCGAGTTCCGGCGACCGCAGTGGAAGCCCGATCAGATCGACATTGCGGAGCCTGGCACCGTCGCGGACCAGCAGGGCGACGACATCACGTTCCGCGTCGTCAAGAAGCTCCGGCGCGACTTCCCTGAATCGCACTGCGACGATCTCGCCGGGCCACCGTCGCCTGTGCGCAGAGAAGCGGCTGAGCAGGTGCACAGTCTGCCCGACGTATTCCTCGCCGTCCGCGAACTCCAGCACGTAGATGCCGCACGCATCCGACGTGTAGACGGACAGTGAGATAGCGTCGTTGATCGACCATCGGGTGAAACGCATATCCGCACGCTACGCGGCGCGGCGGCCGCCCCTTGCGCGACCGGTGTCGGCGCGAGTTCAGCCGTCACCCTGATCGCCGCCATGCCGTCCGGTCCAGCAATTCGAGCCGGGCCACCCGGTTTGCTGCCTCCTTAGGATGGGCGACATGACCGTAAGGATGGACAACGTCGGCATCGTCGTCGAGGACCTCGGTGCTGCGATCGAGTTCTTCCGTGAGCTCGGACTCGAGCTCGAAGGGCGAACGGTGGTGGCGGGAGAGTGGGCCGGTCGCGTCACCGGCCTGGGCGATCAGCGCGTCGAGATCGCGATGATGCGCACGCCGGACGGCCACAGCCGGCTCGAACTCTCCCGCTTCCTCGAGCCATCCGTCATCGCCGATCACCGGAACGCCCCGGTGAACGCCTTGGGCTACCTGCGCGTCATGTTCGCCGTGGACGATATCGATGAGACCCTCGGCCGGCTCCGCGCGCTCGACGCACAACTCGTCAGCGACGACGTCGTCCGATACGAGGACGCGTACCGGCTCTGCTACCTGCGGGGCCCCGAGGGAATTCTCATCGGACTCGCCCAGGAACTCAACTGATCTCGCGGCCCACCCGGCCCACCTGCCACCAAACCACGGCAGGGCGGTCCGAACAGCGGGCGTCACCGCTGAGTGAACGACTGTGCGTCAGCCACAGTGGGCACACGCTCAGGCGATCTGCAGCGGAGTGATCGCCGCGACCTTGTTCTGCGTGATCCCGAAGCCCTCGATGAAGTCCTCCATGAGCACCTCGCCGGGATGAATCGATTTTATGAGGTTACTGTCAGTGGCAGTCGACGAGTGCCAGATCCGTTCAGCGGCCTTGTCCCGGAACCACGTAACCTCACGGGGGCAGCCCGCCGACATCACCCAGCTTCATCCACCACCCCGGCGAGGTAGCCACGGATCGTCGGCAGGTCGACCACGAGCGTGTCCCAGACCGCCCCGTAATCGGTCCCCTCGTAGTGATGCGCCAGTCGGTCGCGCATCCGCTTGATCAACGACCATGGAACCTCGGGGTGCTGGTCCGTCGTGTCGGCGCTCAGACGAGCGACGTTCTCACCGACCTTGATGATCAATGACTCCGCTGCCAGACCCGGCACATTGTCGGGGTCACCGACATACCACTCACGGCCACGGGCCACCAGATCCGCTCCGACGTCACAGAGGCGGACGATCTCACGCAACGCAGCAGCATCCCGCACGTTCATACGGCAACGGCCGTGGCCAGGATCTCGTGATCGGCGCGGAGACCACCGTCGGTCACCACATCGACCTCGACTCCGAGCAGATCACTGGCCCGCTCGGCGAACGCGGCCAGCGCCATCAGTCCGGTCCCCGGCGAGCGCGTCACCAGGATGTCCAGGTCGCTGCCCGGACGGTCGGTACCGCGTACGGTGGAGCCGAAGACGCGGACGTTGCTGAGGCCGTAGCTGTGCGCCAAGACAACGAGTTCGTCGCGATGGGCGGCCAGCGCGTCATGCGGCAGCGGGCGAGCCGCCGTGCGCAGTCGCTCCAGCATCGCCACCGAGGCCCTCCGTCGACCAGCCTCGTACGCAGCAATGTTGGGTTGTGCGACTCCGGACCGCTCCGCCAGCTCAGCCTGGCTGAGGCCCGCAGCCTCCCGCAACTCCCGAACTGCATTCGTCATGTCACCATGATATCGCGCGATATATCACAAGGTCGTGTGCTGCTGCGATGTCTGCGGACTCCCCGACAACTCGTCGTGGCGCCGGCCACTCAGGGACAGGAGACGCCCCGGTACGTCACACCATGTGGGCCCTTGTCCATCGGGGAAGCGGTACGAGCTCGCCCCAACCGTCGTGAGGCGGTCTCCGACGTCTTCCCGCCGCTGAAGGACCGGGGCTCACCCGTCGGCTGCAGGTGCGACCGCGATGTCCTGCCCGGAGCGCCGCAGCGCATCGGCGACGAATCCGGACACCTTCACGTCCTCGACGAACCAACGTACGAACCGCACCGCGGATGCCGTACGACCCGTCGGCACCGCGACCGCCTGCTCGATCTGCATGAAGGGCGGCTCGATCAGGCGCAGGCCCGGGTCGGCGGCCACGAAGGCAGCGATCGGTTGGCGGATCCCGGCAGCCACGTCCAGCCCGAGATCGCGGAAGACCATGGTGCCCTCTGCCCCGCGGACCACCTCCGCGAACCGCAACTTCCGGGACAGGAACAGGTCATAGGCCGCCCCCTGCTTCACACCGATCCGCACCCCGGGCCGGTCCACGTCGTTCAGTGTCCGGATCGAGGAGTCCTGCGGCACGGCGAACACCCCCTCGATCAGGGCGTACGCCGCGGTGAAGGTGAGGACCTCGGCACGGGCCGGGTCGATCGCCAGGAAGCATAGGTCGGCCGCGCCATCGACCACGGCAGCCAGGGACTTGCGCGCCGCGTCGAAACACACCAACTGGACAGGTACGTCCAGCCGCCGGCCGAGCTCCCTGGCCAGGTCCACGGTCACCCCGGAGGGGTGCGACGGACTGCCCTGTGCCAGCACCGGGTTCCCCAGGTTGATCGAGGCGCGCAACACGCCGGTGGGCGCCAGTTCACGCCGGACGTCGTCATCCATGGCGTCAGTGAACCACGGCGGGGAGGTCAGGAGAGCTACTGCCGGGTCCGCTCATCGTTCTCCCCGATACTCGGCATCCGTGAAGGTCACCCGATCGTCGCTGGGCGTGACGCGCAAGCCGATCAGTCGACCCAGGGGTCGGTCAGGTCGATCCCGGTGCCGGCGAAGTCCTTGGTGTTCCGGGTTGCGCAGGTGGCGCCGTGGGCCCGGCAGATCGCGGCGATCTGTGCATCAGCTGTGCTGATCGGCAGCCCCGCGCTCTCGCGAGCGACGAGGATATCGGCGTAGTGGCCGGCAGCCCCCTCGTCAAAAGCGAGGACCGCACCGGTCTCCCGGTAGGGCTGTAGCGCAGCGTCGATCCCCTGCCCCAGTGCGGTCTTGCGCCTGCCGTCCGGGAGTCGCCGCACACCTGCCAGTAGTTCGGCGAGCGTGACGGCGGTGATGGCGACCTCGCCGGTGAGGGATTCCAGCCACGCGACGACTTGGGGCTCCGGCCGGGTCCGGAACACCTCCGATATGACGTTCGTGTCGAGAGCGATCACTCGAAGTCCGCCGCCCGCGCGACGTCCGCCCGCTCCGGGACCGGGAGATCGTCGACACCGCCGACGTCCTGGGCCGCCAGCATCAGGGCCACTCCGATATTGGGTCGGCGCGCGGCCCTGGTGAGGATGTCACGGACCTCAGCCTCCATGGAGCGTCCGTGCTCTTTTGCCCTGGCGGCGAGCTGCTTCTTCACGGACTCGTCGAGCCCGCGGACGATGATGGACGCCATAGCTGCCACCTCCTCGACACTATGACAGCTGCTATCAGTGATGATAGCAGCCGCTCAAGGCCGGCAACCGCCGAGCAACCTCCCCGTACACGACGCCATATCGTTTGGGACATGAGGTCGCTATGCGGCTGTGCCTGCGGCGACGACGGCCTCCAGCCGTGGCGCGATCGATTCTGCCATCATCGTGATCTCGCGTTCGGCAATCCTGTTCTTCCGGGCCTGGTGCTGCCAATTCGCCAGGGCGGACGCTACGTACCTCAGCCGCTCTCGGGCTGCCTCCGCAGACAGGCTGCAGTCCTGGGCGAGCGCCAGAAGTCCGTCAACCTCCTCGGATTGCGCATCTGCCCCGGCGATCGAGGTCGCACGGGTCCGCGTCACGTCCGGGGTCGGATTCACGTCGAAGGCGGGACTGAGTGTCCAGGAGCCGTGATCGGCGAGGAACCCGTGATTGCGCAGATGGTCATCGGTGTTTCCAAGCGCGACGCTGGCGATGATCCGGTCATAGAGCTCATGATGATCCCGCCGGGGTGAGCGGGAGATGTCCCGCATCGCCTCAGCGATGTCGGCGTAGTCACGGCGTTCACCATCGGTGGATCCGGTCGCCGTCATCGCGCTGATGTATCCCAGACGCGCTCCTGTGCCCGTTCTGTCGAATCGTCGCAGGATGAGCACGCTCCGCTCCCCGACGTGCGTGAGCCGTCGTTGTGGCGTGCGAATGCCCGCGGCTTCCAGGAGATCGAGCATGGTGGCCTCCCAGGCCATCACGTCCCAGCCGTCGCTGGAGTGTGGGAACTTGGCGATCGCGAGACTGCCGTCCTCGAGGCACACAGAGGCCTTCGGCCGGGCACCGCCCAGGCCCGTTCCCGTGTTCAGGAGCTGCTTGACCGCACGGGACGGGTCGGCATCCGAGGCGAGCTCGTCGCTGGCCTGCAGGAGCTCCGGTAGCGAGGTCAGCTGTGGCACGCTCGAAGGCCTGCCCAGGAACTCGTCATGGCCGGGCAGACGGAAGCGCAACGCACCCTGACGGGTGTCGTCGCTGACACCCAGAAGGGAGTCGAGGTCGTCGAGTCTGCGCGGCGCCCTGTGCTCCTCGCGAGCACGGGTCCGCTCGGCCTTCTCGATGAGATTGCGTCCCCACTGATCAGGAGCACTGTCGCCGAAAGCCCTGATGAGCCCCTGCTGATGCTGCGAACCGGACACCAGGAGCAATGCGGGGTCGATGTTCATCCCGCCGCCGGCGAGGTAGGCCGAGTCGTAGAGGAAGGTAGTAGAGATCTGGCCATGATTGCGAGTGAAATGAGCCTGGCCGACCGGCCGGGTGGCCCCCGCCTCCCGGTCATCCGCGACGAGAACATCGATCGCCGTCATCGCGCGCGCTTCTTGGAGAGGTTGCCGGCGCGCAGCCTGCCGATGTCGGTGTTCAGCGGATCGATTGCCTCAACGACCTGGTCGAGCACGCCCAGTGCTCGCAGCACTTGGGCGACGTTGGAGAAACTGACACTCGGGTTACCCGACTCGATCTTGCGCAGGGTGTCACGAGTGATGTCAGCACGCTCGGACACCTGCTGCGCTGTCAACCCGAGGATCATGCGCCAGCCCCGCACGTGCTCACCGAAGGCCGTGATCTGGCGGTCGATCCTGTAGCCGGACATGAGTGCCCCCTCCCTACTGACGATTATTATAGTCAGATCGCACCGTAATGACGTTTGTGATCGTCATAGTTTGGCCCAGTGGTCCCGTCGTACCGCAGGAGGGTGGTCCGCGAGCAGGCGCGGCCTGCCTTGGATACCTACGAGGACTGCCGAGTCCGGTGGGTGGACGCGGAGGCCATGACCGCCTCGTGCAGTGACGTGATGCTCGTCGAGACGGGCCACCTGACACGCTGGAACCATCTGACACCGGCATGCCCACGGCCGAGATGATGTCCTTCGTACAGATGCTCGGCGAGGGCGCCGCAAGTCACGCGTCGAGGATCGCGCTCCTGGAGAGGCATCGACGCCGGCTCAGCGAACGGCGCGCGGCAATCGACGCGGCCGACCGGGCACTCGAGAGCAAGATCTCCCACTACCGGCGCCTCATCGCGCAGGGCCTCGACTGCCACGGCCTCGCCGCGCCCGCCGCGTCACCGTGCCGGACGCAGTGACGCCGCGGTTCGTACGACACTTTCCAGGCCGTCGGCCGGCCGCCGGCCTGGAAGATCCCGCAGGTCGGGGCTGGTCTCGTTCAGGAAGCCGTGCCGGATGTTGGTCGCGATCGAGGCGAGCATCGACGGCTGGAAGGCCAGCAGATTCGCATCGCTCAGTCGGGCCCGGTATTCGCTCAGGCTCCGCAGGCTGACATCGAGGCCACGGGCCACGTCGAGCGCCGTGACCGGCTCGCCGACCAAATCGTAGATCCGGCCGGCATGCGCGGCGGGATCACGGGCCACGACCGCTGCCGCGGCGGCGAGGTCTGCGCGCGTGACAGCCGCCAGCGCGCCGTCACCGAACGGGGACTCGAGTTCACCGTCAGAGGCCCAGGCGAGCAGCGCGCCGAACAGTTCGGCGTAGAGCCCGTTGCGCATGATCGTCCAGCCCAGGCCGGATTGTTGAATGAGTCGCTCGGTGGCGCGGTGGGCCACCGCGTGCGCGAGGTGATCCCCGGCGCTGGTCAGGCTGGTGTAGACGACGTGCTCCACGCCGTCACGCATGGCCGCCTCGAGCACGGCCCGGTGGCGGGCGATCACGACATCGTCCTCGGCGCGACCAGCAGACACGAGGACGAGGGTCGAGACCCCTGTCAGGTCGAGGCTCACCGGATCGTCGAAATCGAGGTGTTGCTGGTCCGGGCCTGGAGTGCGGCTTCCGCCGACGACAGCCGCGCTCGGCGTGCGCACGCCTTCTGACACAGAGGGTTCCAACTCCGTGGTGGTACACATGCAGCTCAGGGTCGGGCAGGGTGTACTCATCGACTCCCACCATCACCACCGACCACCCTGTGCCTTCACGCGGTCTTCAGCGGTGCAATTGCAGCGACCTGATCAGCGATGTGGTCGTTCGCGACCTCAAGTTCGTACCGTGTCTGCAGGTTGAGCCAGAACTGCGGGTCGACCCCGAAGTACCGCCCCAGGCGCAGCGCAGTGTCAGCCGTGATCGCGCGCTTGCCATGCACGATCTCGTTGATGCGCCGCGGCGGTACGCCGATGGAGACGGCGAGCTTGTTCTGCGTGATGCCGAACCCCTCGATGAAGTCCTCCATGAGGACCTCACCCGGGTGGATCGGCGGGTAGAGCTTCTCGGGCATCATTCCTCCTCAGTGGTAGTCGACGATCTCGACGTCTTCAGCGCCGGCATCCGTCCAGCGGAAGCAGATCCGCCACTGATCGTTGATGCGGATGCTGTGCTGGCCAGCCCGGTCACCCTTGAGCACTTCGAGGCGATTGCCTGGTGGCACCCGCAGCGCGTCCAGCACCGTGGCAGCGTCCAAGAGGTGCAGCTTCCTGTTCGCTGTCTTGTGGATTCGCGGATCAAGTCGCTTCACCGGCTCGCGACGCCACACTCGCTCGGTGTCACGGTCAGCAAACGATCTGATCACAGAACCAGCATATAACGTAACGCGTCAATAACGCTAGACGTTAAAGCGGAACTCGACCACGTCGCCGTCTTGCATCACGTAGTCCTTGCCCTCCAGGCGCAGCTTGCCACGGGCCTTGGCTTCGGCCTCCGAGCCCGCCTCGACCAGGTCGTCGAAGGAGACGATCTGGGCCTTGATGAAGCCCTTCTCGAAGTCGGTGTGGATCACCCCGGCGGCCTGCGGCGCGGTCCAGCCCTGGTGGATCGTCCAGGCCCGGGCCTCCTTGGGGCCGGCGGTGAGGTAGGACTGCAGGCCGAGGGTGGCGAAGCCGACCCGGGCCAGCACATCCAGACCGGGCTCCTCGACGCCCATCTCGGCGAGGAACTCGCGCGCCTCGGCCTCGTCCATCTCGACCAGCTCGGACTCGAACTTCGCGTCGAGGAAGATCGCCTCGGCCGGCGCGACCAGCGCCCGCATCCTGGCCTTCATCTCCTCATCGGCCAGTTCGTCCTGGTCACAGTTGAAGACGTAGATGAACGGCTTGGCGGTGAGCAGGAACAGATCGCGCAACGGTTCCAGGTCGAGGCCGGCAGCGTACACCCCCTTGCCCTGCGACAGCGTCTCGTACGCCTGCTGCCAGGCCTCGTACTTGGGCTTCGACTCCTTCTTGATCCGCGCCTCCTTCTCCAGGCGCGGCAGGGCCTTCTCCATCGTCTGCAGGTCGGCGAGGATCAGCTCGGTGGTGATGGTGTCGATGTCGTTGCCGGGGTCGACCGCCCCGTCGACGTGGGTGACGTCGGGATCGTCGAAGACCCGGGTGACCTGGCAGATCGCGTCGGCCTCGCGGATGTTGGCGAGGAAGGCGTTGCCCATCCCCTCGCCCTGGGAGGCGCCCTTGACGATGCCGGCGATGTCGACGAAGGACACCGTGGCCGGGACGATCCGCTCCGAGTGGTACAGCTCGGCCAGCACCTTCAGCCGCGGGTCCGGCACCCCCACCACACCGACGTTCGGCTCGATCGTGGCGAACGGGTAGTTCGCGGCGAGAACGTTGTTACGGGTCAGCGCGTTGAACAGCGTTGACTTGCCCGCATTGGGGAGACCGACGATTCCGATGGTGAGTGCCACGGCAGGTCAGTCTAGCCGAGGCAGGCTACCCGCCAGGCCGCCCGGCGCCCGCCCCGGAGGGCGGGATCCCCGCTCCGAGGGGCGGGGGCAGGTACGGCTCAGCTCTGGTGGGTGGCGTCCCAGGCAGCACCGTGCGCATCGCGGCTGGCCAGGTCGTGCAGCCGGTCCAGCTGCTGGTTGAGCTGGTCGAGGACACCCTTCATCTGGTCGTGGGTGACCCGGGCGTACGTCCGTACGTAGTCGACCAGGTCGACGTCGGCGGCGTCGGCGACCCGCTGGCGTGCCTCGACCTCGGCATCGGCCATCAGCTGGTCGGCCATCTGCTGGGCCCGGGTGAGGATCGCCTCGGCCTGCCCACCGGCCGAGACTCCCGGCTCGACCGGGGCCGGCACGGGCGCGGAGAACATCGCCGGGGCGGGCGCAGTGCCCTCCGGCGGCCTGCCCCCGTACGACTCGAGTTCGGCGCGCAGGTCACGGTTGGTCTGCACGAGCCGCGCGTTCTCGTCCTGCAGGTCCTCGATGAGGTCCGCGAGATCGGCGAGGTAGTCGGTCACCTCGGTCGTCTCGTAGCCCCGCATCCGGACGCTGAATTCCTTGCGTCGGATGTTCTGTGGCTCGAAGTCTTCGATGCTGGCCATCGTCTCCTCCTTCGGTGATCAGCCGGGCGTGGTCACTGACCGGCGCCCGTGGAGGGCCCCGTCTTGATGGCGCTGATCTCGAAGTCGAGGTCGACCTTCTCGGAGACGAGCACCCCGCCGGTGTCGAGCGGGACGTTCCACTCCAGCCCGAAATCGCGACGATTCATCCGGCGCTTGCCGGCGAAACCGGCCCGGGTCCCGGCGCCGAACGGGTCCTTGGCCACGCCGATCACGTCGACGGGGATCACCACCGTCTTGGTGATGTCGCGGATGGTCAGCTCACCGGTCACCATGAACGCCAGGTCGTCGACCTCCTCCATGGAGGTGCTGACGAAGGTGATGTACGGGTACTTCTCGACATCGAAGAAGTCCGCGCTGCGCAGGTGCTCGTCGCGCTGGGCGTTCCGGGTGTTGACGCTGGCGACGCCGATCCTCACCGACACGGTGGACAGCTCGGGGCGCTCGGCATCGGCGTGGATCTTGACCTCGATGTCGTCAAAGGCGCCACTGACCTTCGCCACCATGGCATGGCGGGCCGTGAAGCGGATGGTGGAGTGGGCGGGATCGGCCTCCCAATCGCCGCTCCAGGACGGATCGTAGTCGCTCATGAACACTCCAGATCGATGGTCACGAAGCCCCTCTGCGTGCTCCCGGGGCCGGGTGAGGCGAGATTAGCATGAGGGACCCTCAGCGCCCGGCCAGGCACGGCGGTTTTCCGGGCGACGCCGACGAGTCCGGGCAGCTGGGCAGCCCAGTCGGCGCCGATGACCGTCAGGCCCCGGTCCAGTAGGCCGCCAGCACCCTCCGCAGGGCGTACGGATCGGCCGATCCACACATCTCACGGGCCGAGTGCATCGACAGGATCGGGGCGCCGACGTCGACGGTGAGCAGACCCAGCCGGGTGGCGGTGATCGGGCCGATCGTCGACCCGCACGGCACGGCGTTGTTGGAGGCGATGACCTGCCCCTTCACCCCGGCGGCGCGGCAGGCCCGGGTCCACAGCGCCGCGCCCGCCGCGTCGGTGGCGTAGCGCTGTGAGGCGTTGACCTTCAGCATCGGGCCGCCGTTCAGCACCGGCTGGTGGGCGGGGTCGTGGCGCTCGGGGTAGTTCGGGTGCACCGCATGCCCGCCGTCGCTCGACATCACGGTGGAGCGGGCGTACATCCGGCGCAGTCCGTCGGCGTCGGCCCCGAGCGCGTGCCCGGTGCGGACCAGGACGTCCTCGAGGACGGGCCCGGCCGCCCCGGCGCGGGTCGACGACCCGACCTCCTCGTGGTCGAAGCAGGCCAGCACCTGGATGTCGCCGCCGCCCGGCGCCGGGGTGGTGTCGAGCAGCGCGGTGACACCGGCGTGGACGCTGAGCAGGTTGTCCAGCCGTGCCGAGGCGAAGAACTCCTCCTCCGCGCCGAAGACCGCCGGCGGCTGGACGTCGAAGCTGCGCAGGTCGAACCCCGCGATGTCGTACGCCGCCAGCCCGGCCAGGGCGGCGACGTGGCCGAGCACCGAGGCTTCGGGACGGCCGACCGACCACACCGGGTGCAGGTGCTGCTGCGGGTCGAGGACCAGCCCGTCGTTGACCGTACGGTCCAGGTGGAT encodes:
- a CDS encoding M18 family aminopeptidase, with the protein product MPMTTRPDAHALTHLEDLGHFVQAAPSPFHAAAEVVRRLDVAGFVRQDETEPWDAAPGGHYLVRGGAVVAWRVPERAGVHSGFRIVGTHTDSPAFQVKPAPDSAAAGYQLVNVEVYGGLLRNSWLDRELGLAGRLVTVAGQEVLVRTGPLMRIPQLAIHLDRTVNDGLVLDPQQHLHPVWSVGRPEASVLGHVAALAGLAAYDIAGFDLRSFDVQPPAVFGAEEEFFASARLDNLLSVHAGVTALLDTTPAPGGGDIQVLACFDHEEVGSSTRAGAAGPVLEDVLVRTGHALGADADGLRRMYARSTVMSSDGGHAVHPNYPERHDPAHQPVLNGGPMLKVNASQRYATDAAGAALWTRACRAAGVKGQVIASNNAVPCGSTIGPITATRLGLLTVDVGAPILSMHSAREMCGSADPYALRRVLAAYWTGA